A part of Phoenix dactylifera cultivar Barhee BC4 chromosome 2, palm_55x_up_171113_PBpolish2nd_filt_p, whole genome shotgun sequence genomic DNA contains:
- the LOC103719195 gene encoding mycothiol acetyltransferase, producing the protein MAGVISDLDFRRDSESVEVVEEIARLERKIFPKHESLARSFLEEVRKKNSGLLYLKIGKGKGEEEIVGYVMYSWISSLCASITKLAVKENHRRQGHGEALLKAAIQKCRTRKVQRICLHVDPMRTPAVSLYNKIGFQIDEFIECYYSPERNAYRMYLDFND; encoded by the exons ATGGCGGGCGTAATCTCAGACTTAGATTTTCGCAGAGATTCTGAATCTGTAGAGGTGGTGGAGGAGATCGCGAGATTAGAAAGAAAGATTTTCCCCAAGCACGAGTCTCTCGCGAGATCATTCCTCGAGGAAGtaaggaagaagaacagtggTCTGCTGTACCTTAagataggaaaaggaaaaggagaggaagagatcGTGGGGTACGTCATGTACTCGTGGATCTCTTCTCTATGTGCCTCCATCACCAAACTCGCGG tgaaggaaaatcatagAAGGCAGGGTCATGGAGAAGCTTTGTTGAAAGCAGCTATTCAAAAATGTAGAACAAGGAAAGTTCAACGAATTTGCCTTCATGTTGATCCTATGAGAACTCCTGCAGTTTCTCTCTACAATAAGATTGGCTTTCAAATTGATGAGTTTATTGAGTGTTACTATTCTCCAGAAAGAAATGCCTATAGGATGTACTTGGATTTCAATGATTGA